The segment GAACGACACCGTCGTCCTCCTCGCGAGCGGTGAATCCGGCGTGGTCCCGTCCGCGGAGGAGTTCGGGCGGGCGGTCACGGCCCTCTGCCGCGACCTCGCCGAGCAGCTCCAGGCCGACGCCGAGGGAGCCTCGCACGACATCGTCATCGAGGTCGTCGGTGCGGTCGACGAGAACGACGCGGTCGAGGTGGGCCGGTCCATCGCGCGCAACAACCTCTTCAAGGCCGCCGTCTTCGGCAACGATCCCAACTGGGGCCGCGTGCTGGCGGCGATCGGCACGACGAGCGCCGCGTTCGACCCCTACGACGTCGACGTCTCCATGAACGGCGTCCGCGTCTGCTCCCAGGGCGCGCCCGATCGGCCGAGCGACGAGGTCGACCTCACGGCGCGCCGGGTCCACGTCCTCGTCGACCTGAAGTCGGGCGACGCCGAGGCCACGATCCTCACGAACGATCTCACGCACGACTACGTGCACGAGAACAGCGCGTACTCGAGCTGACGGGGCGAGGGATGGATACCGAACAGGCGATCGCCGCGGTCAAGGCCGCCACGCTGATCGAGTCGCTGCCGTGGCTCAAGCGCTACGCGGGCAAGGTCGTCGTGGTGAAGTTCGGCGGGAACGCCATGATCAACGACGACCTCAAGCGCGCCTTCGCCGAAGACATGGTCTATCTCCGGCACGTCGGCCTCCACCCGGTCGTGGTGCACGGAGGCGGCCCGCAGATCTCCGCCGCGCTGAAGGCGGCCGGTATCGAGAGCGAGTTCCGCGGCGGCTACCGCGTCACGACGACGGAGGCGATCTCGGTCGTCCGCGAGGTCCTCGCCGACGAGGTGAACGCCGAGATCGTCGATCTCATGAACGAGCACGGCGACCTCGCCCGCGGCGTCTTCAGCGACGGCACCGACCGCGCGCGGCTCTTCCAGGGTCACAAGCGCGGCGTCGTCGTCGACGGCGAGACCTTCGACCTCGGCCACGTCGGCGACATCACGAGCGTCGATCCCTCCGCGGTGATCGCGGAGATCGAGGCGGGCAGGATCCCCGTGGTCTCGTCGATCGCGGTGAACGACGTCGATCCCGACTCGGCCCTCAACGTCAACGCCGACGCCGCGGCCGCGGCGCTGGCGATCGCGCTGCACGCCTCCAAGCTCGTGATGCTCACCGACGTTCCCGGCCTCTACGCCGACTGGCCCGACCGGACATCCCTCGTCGCCCTGATCACGGTCGACGAATTGACCGAGCTGCTGCCGCGGCTCGAGTCGGGCATGATCCCCAAGATGACCGCCTGCCTCGACGCCGTCGTCGCGGGCGTCGGGGGCGCGACCATCATCGACGGTCGCATCCCGCACTCCATCCTCCTCGAGGTCTTCACCCAGCGCGGTGCCGGCACCGAGGTCATTCCGAACGAGAAGAAGAGAGGACAGTCATGACCACGACCCCCATTTCGACACACGAAGGCCAGTGGCAGCGCCGTTTCGGTGATTCGCTCATGAAGTCCTTGGCGACTCCGAAGGTGATGCTCGAGCGCGGCTCCGGCTGCGAGGTGTGGGACGTCGACGGGAAGCGCTATCTCGACTTCCTGGCCGGCATCGCCGTCAACGCGCTCGGCCACGCCCACCCCGTCCTCGTCGAGGCGCTGTCGAAGCAGGCCGCGACCCTCATCCACGTCTCCAACTACTTCGCGACGCCGTCCCAGGTCGAGCTCGCGGAGCGCCTCAAGCGCATCTCAGGAGCGGGCGACCGCGGCCGCGTCTACTACGGAAATTCGGGTGCCGAGGCGAACGAGGCGGCCTTCAAGCTGCTGCGGCTGAACAAGGGAGACGGGTCGCGCACGCGCATCCTGGCTCTCCAGTCGTCGTTCCACGGCCGCACGATGGGCGCTCTCGCACTCACCGGGAAGCCCTCCCTCCGTGAGCCCTTCGAGCCGATGCTCCCGGGCGTCGAGCACATCGACACGACCATCGAGGCTCTCGAGCAGGCGATGGACGACCGGGTCGCCGGCATCGTCATCGAGCCGATCAAGGGCGAGGCCGGCGTCGTCGACCTTCCCGAGGGCTTCCTGCAGCGCGCCCGCGAGCTCACGACCGAGCACGGTGCGCTGCTGATCCTCGACGAGATCCAGACCGGCATCGGGCGCACGGGAACCTGGTTCACCTTCCAGCAGCTCGGCGTCGTCCCCGACGCCATCACGGTGGCCAAGGGCATCGCCGGCGGTGTTCCGATCGGCGCCCTCATCACCTTCGGCGACACCTCCGACCTGTTCGAGGCGGGCCAGCACGGCTCGACCTTCGGCGGCAACCCGCTCGCGACGACGGCGGCGAACGCGGTCCTCGGCGAGATCGAGTCCGCGGGCCTCCTCGAGAACGCGGCCCTCCGGGGTCGGCAGCTCCGGGAGGCCATCGCGACGATCGACTCGCCCCTGGTGGCGGAGATCCGCGGTCGCGGCCTGCTCATCGGCGTGGGCCTCGCCGAGCCGATCGCGAACGAGGTCTCCGCCCGGGCGCTCGACGCGGGCCTCATCATCAACGCCGCCAACGACTCCAGCATCCGCATCGCGCCGCCCCTCATCGTCGGGGACGCCGCGATCGAGGAGTTCCGGGCGATCTTCGCCTCCGTCCTGAAAGGTCTCGAATGACCAGGCACTTCCTCCGCGATGACGATCTCAGCCCCGCCGAGCAGGGCGCGATCCTCGATCGCGCCGTCGCTCTCAAGGCGGACCGCTTCAGCGAGCGTCCCCTGGCCGGCCCTCAGACGGTCGCCGTGATCTTCGACAAGTCGTCGACCCGCACGCGGGTCTCGTTCGCCGTCGGGATCGCCGACCTCGGGGGAGTGCCGCTCATCATCGCCACCGCGAGCAGCCAGCTCGGCGGCAAGGAGACCCCGAGCGACACGGCTCGCGTGCTCGAGCGCCAGGTCGCCGCGATCGTGTGGCGCACCTACGGGCAGGCGGGCCTGGAGGAGATGGCGGAGGGGACCACGGTCCCGGTCGTCAACGCCCTCAGCGACGACTTCCACCCCTGCCAGCTCCTCGCCGACCTCCTGACGATCCGCGAGAAGAAGGGCGCTCTCGCGGGGCTGACCGTCGCGTTCGTCGGCGACGGCCGCTGCAACATGGCGCAGTCCTACCTCCTCGCGGGCACGACGGCGGGGATGCACGTGCGCGTCGCCGCGCCGACGGAGTTCACCCCCGACGCGCAGGTCGTGGCCGACGCCCAGGCCATCGCCGAGGGCACGGGCGGTTCCGCGACGATCCTCACCGACGCCGTCGACGCGGTCCGCGGGGCCGACGTGGTGGTCACCGACACGTGGGTCTCGATGGGCAAGGAAGACGAGAAGGCGCACCGCGTCGCGACGTTCGGCAGCTACAAGGTCGACCAGGCGCTCATGGCCCGAGCCGACGCCGAAGCGATCTTCCTGCACTGTCTCCCGGCCGACCGCGGGTACGAGGTCGAGGCCGACGTCATCGACGGCCCCCGGAGCGTCATCTGGGACGAAGCGGAGAACCGCCTCCACGCCCAGAAGGCGCTGCTGGCCTGGCTGCTGGAGCAGGAGAAGTGAGCGACCCGACCGGAACCGCCGAGCCGACCGGCACGGGCTCGCGCGCGGCCGAGGCGGGCGCCCTCTGGGGCGGCCGCTTCGCCTCCGGCCCGAGCCCCGAGCTGGCGGCTCTGAGCAGGTCGACGCACTTCGACTGGCAGCTCGCCCCCTACGACATCGCGGGGTCCCGGGCGCACGCGGCGGCACTCGCCGACGCGGGGTACCTGACGGCTCCCGAGCTCGAGGGCATGCTCGCGGCCCTCGACACGCTCGAGGAGGGGGTCCTCTCCGGGCGCCTCGTCGCCGACGACTCCGACGAAGACGTCCACTCGGCGCTCGAGCGGCATCTCATGGCCATCGCGGGTCCGGAGCTCGGCGGGCGCCTCCGCGCGGGCAGGAGTCGCAACGACCAGATCGCCACGCTGGTCCGGCTCTATCTGCGCGACCATGCGCGCGTCATCGCTCACCAGGTCGTCGGGCTCGTGGACGCCATCGTCGGGCAGGCCACGAAGCACGATCGCGCGGTCATGCCGGGCCGGACCCACCTGCAGCACGCGCAGCCGGTGCTCCTCGCGCACCACCTCCTGGCGCACGCCTGGCCGCTCGTCCGCGACCTCGAGCGCCTCCGCGACTGGAAGCGGCGCGCCTCGGCGTCCCCCTACGGCGCCGGTGCGCTGGCGGGGAGCTCCCTCGGGCTCGATCCCGCCCTGGTCGCCCGCCGGCTCGGCTTCGACCGCACGACCGAGAACTCGATCGACGCGACGGCCAGCCGCGACGTCGTCTCCGAGTTCGCGTTCGTGACGGCGTCGATCGGCGTGGACGTCTCCCGTCTGGCCGAGGAGGTCATCCTCTGGTCGACGCGCGAGTTCGGCTTCGTGAGGCTGCACGACGCCTATTCGACGGGCTCGTCGATCATGCCTCAGAAGAAGAACCCCGACATCGCCGAGCTCGCGCGGGGCAAGTCGGGCCGGCTCATCGGCAATCTGACGGGCCTCCTGGCCACCTTCAAGGGTCTCCCGCTCGCGTACAACCGCGACCTGCAGGAGGACAAGGAGCCCGTCTTCGACACGGTCACTCAGCTCGAGGTGCTCCTGCCGGCCTTCGCCGGGATGATCGCCACCCTCGAGTTCGACGAGGAGCGCCTCGCGGAGCTCGCGCCGCAGGGCTTCTCGCTCGCGACGGACGTCGCCGAGTGGCTGGTCCGCCAGGGAGTCGCCTTCCGTGACGCCCACGAGATCTCGGGCGAGCTCGTCCGGCTCTGCGAGCAGCACGGCCTGGAGCTCGACGAGCCGACCGACGAGCAGTACCTCGGCGTCTCCGAGCACCTCACCCCGGGCATCCGGCCGGTGCTGACCGTCGAGGGATCGATAGCGAGTCGCAACGGCGTCGGGGGGACGGCGCCCGAGCGGGTCGCCGAGCAGCTCGGCCATCTGACCGCTCAGGTCCGCGATCTCGTCGCCGACCTCGACCCGAAGGCGGTGTGACATGGCTCGCACCCCGCGACAGGGCCGATCGCCCCGCTCGTACCCGTGGCTCCTGCCGACCGTGATCGTCATCGCCGTCCTCGTGGTCGTCGGCGCGATCGTCTGGTCGATCGCCACGGGGCAGCGCTTCGTCTGATCGGTCCGTGACCGACGTGTCCTTCCCGACCGGGACCGCGCTCGAGGTGGCCCCCCGCCTCCTCGGCGCGGTCTTCCGGGTGGGGGAGGTGGCTGTCCGTCTGACCGAGGTCGAGGCCTACGGTGGCGAGGGGCAGGATCCCGGATCCCACGCCTACCGCGGGCGCACCGCCCGCAACGCCAGCCTCTTCGCCGCACCCGGAACCCTCTACGTCTACCTGTCGTACGGAATCCACCGCTGCGTGAACGTCGCGTGCGGGGAGGAGGGCGAGGCGTCCGGCGTCCTCCTCCGTGCCGGCGAGATCGTCGCCGGCATCGATCTCGCGCGCGCGCGACGACCGACCGCGAACTCCGACGCCGAGCTGGCGCGCGGCCCGGGCCGCCTCGGGACGGCCCTCGGCATCGAGCTCTCCGACGACGGCGCCGCCTCCGACACGCCCCCGTTCTCGCTCGTCCTGCCGACGGGGCCCGTCGGTCCGATCGTCGAGGGGCCCCGGGTCGGGGTCGCAGGAGTCGCGGGAACGATCGCATTCCCCTACCGCTTCGCCCTCGAGGCGGACCCGACCGTGTCGGCGTATCGCCCGGCCGTGACGAGGCGCCGCCGGTAGACTTCCGCGGGTGACGAGCACATCTCCGGCCGCTGTTCCGGCCCCCCAGCGAAACGATCCATCCTTCGACACCGTCTGGGACGAGATCGTCTATCGGGGCCTCGTGCACGTCTCGACCGACCAGGATGCCCTGCGCCAGCTCCTCGCCGGTGAGCCGATCACCTACTACTGCGGCTTCGACCCCACGGCCGAGAGCCTCCACCTCGGCAATCTCGTCCAGCTTCTCCTGCTGCGCCGCCTCCAGCTCGCCGGGCACCGGCCGATCGGGCTCGTGGGCGGGTCGACGGGGCTCATCGGCGATCCCCGACCGACGGCGGAGCGCGTCCTGAAGTCGCGGGAGCAGACGGCCGAGTGGGTCTCGAAGATCCGCGTGCAGGTCGAGAAGTTCCTCCCGGCGGGCGGCGACAACGGTCTCCGCGTCGTCAACAACCTCGACTGGACGGAGCCCCTGTCGGCCATCGAGTTCCTCCGCGACATCGGCAAGCACTTCCGCGTCAACTCGATGCTCAAGAAAGACGCGGTCTCCGCGCGATTGAACTCCGACGCCGGCATCAGCTACACCGAGTTCAGCTACCAGATCCTGCAGGGGCTCGACTTCCGGGAGCTCTACCGCACCTTCGACTGCGTCCTCCAGACGGGGGGAAGCGATCAGTGGGGCAACCTCACCAGCGGTACCGAGCTGATCCGCCGGACCGAGGGGGTCTCCGTCCACGCGATCGGCACGCCTCTCATCCTGAACTCCGACGGGACGAAGTTCGGCAAGAGCGAGGGCAACGCCGTCTGGCTCGACGAGCGGCTCACGTCGCCCTACGCCTTCTACCAGTTCTGGCTCAACCAGGACGACGCCGACGTCGTCGACCGGCTCAAGGTCTTCACCTTCCTCAGCCGGGTCGAGATCGACGAGCTCGCGACCCAGGTCGCGGAGAGACCGTTCACGCGGGATGCCCAGAAGCGACTCGCCTTCGAAGTGACGTCTCTCGTGCACGGTCTCGACGCCACGCGGGCGGCCATCGACGCATCGGCCGCGCTCTTCGGCCAGGGCGACCTGGCGGCTCTTCCCGCGGAGGTCCTGTCCGCTGCCGTCGACGAACTTCCTCACAGCGAGGTCCCCGCGGACACGACGGTGGCTCAGGCCTTCGTCGCCACGGGGTTGGTCGCGTCCCTGGGTGCCGCCCGTCGGGCTGCCGCCGAGGGAGGCGTGTACGTCAACAACGAGCGGATCACCGACGAGGCGACGCTCGTGATGTCCCTGGCACTCCACGGTCGGCACGCCGTCCTCCGTCGGGGCAAGAAGACCCTCGCTGCGGTCACGATCGCCGTCTAAACGGTCCGCGCCGCCCCGACCCCCGAGTTTCCGGGGGAGAGAGGCGCGACACGCCCGGGATGCAAGCGCGATTTGCCCGACCCGCAGGCCGCCCGTAATGTATCTACCTGTCACCCCAAAGGTTCGGAAAGCGGAAGAGCTGCCGGCCTCAAGTTGGGGACATCTTCCCGGAACATCGTCTGGAAAGACAGTGTCTGGCCCTCTTGCAGGGGTCATCGTCCGTGTGTAGGATTGCAAGGCTCCACTCCTCAGGAACTCTCTTCGGAGGGTCACCTGAACGCGATCGGCTTCGTCCGATCGAAGTCTCGTCTGATGTCTCTGACATCTCTTGACGGGGCCCGAAGGGGTGGTTTAGGTTCTGATTTGCTTTCGTGCTGTTTGGTCTTTGTGGCTGGGTGGGCGGGGTGCGTTTGGTCCTTGAGAACTCAACAGCGTGCACATTGTCAAATGCCAAAGTTTTACCTCGGCATCTGCTTGTCCTTTCATCGCGTTCGTGGTGGGGGGTTGGTGGGTGTTGGGTTTCTTTGAGATTGAAATGGACAACAATCGTCAGATTGTTTTTGTTCTTTTGGTCAGCATCAAACTTGCTGCGATCGGCCTTTTTCCGGTTGGTTGTGGTGTTTTTCTTTTACGGAGAGTTTGATCCTGGCTCAGGACGAACGCTGGCGGCGTGCTTAACACATGCAAGTCGAACGATGATCCCCAGCTTGCTGGGGGGATTAGTGGCGAACGGGTGAGTAACACGTGAGTAACCTGCCCTTGACTCTGGGATAAGCGTTGGAAACGACGTCTAATACCGGATATGACTCCTGGCCGCATGGTCTGGGGGTGGAAAGATTTTTTGGTCAAGGATGGACTCGCGGCCTATCAGGTAGTTGGTGAGGTAATGGCTCACCAAGCCGACGACGGGTAGCCGGCCTGAGAGGGTGACCGGCCACACTGGGACTGAGACACGGCCCAGACTCCTACGGGAGGCAGCAGTGGGGAATATTGCACAATGGGCGAAAGCCTGATGCAGCAACGCCGCGTGAGGGACGACGGCCTTCGGGTTGTAAACCTCTTTTAGTAGGGAAGAAGGGAGCTTGCTCTTGACGGTACCTGCAGAAAAAGCACCGGCTAACTACGTGCCAGCAGCCGCGGTAATACGTAGGGTGCAAGCGTTGTCCGGAATTATTGGGCGTAAAGAGCTCGTAGGCGGTTTGTCGCGTCTGCTGTGAAATCTGGGGGCTCAACCCCCAGCCTGCAGTGGGTACGGGCAGACTAGAGTGCGGTAGGGGAGATTGGAATTCCTGGTGTAGCGGTGGAATGCGCAGATATCAGGAGGAACACCGATGGCGAAGGCAAATCTCTGGGCCGTAACTGACGCTGAGGAGCGAAAGCATGGGGAGCGAACAGGATTAGATACCCTGGTAGTCCATGCCGTAAACGTTGGGAACTAGATGTAGGGGCCATTCCACGGTTTCTGTGTCGCAGCTAACGCATTAAGTTCCCCGCCTGGGGAGTACGGCCGCAAGGCTAAAACTCAAAGGAATTGACGGGGGCCCGCACAAGCGGCGGAGCATGCGGATTAATTCGATGCAACGCGAAGAACCTTACCAAGGCTTGACATATACCGGAAACGTCCAGAGATGGTCGCCCCGCAAGGTCGGTATACAGGTGGTGCATGGTTGTCGTCAGCTCGTGTCGTGAGATGTTGGGTTAAGTCCCGCAACGAGCGCAACCCTCGTTCTATGTTGCCAGCACGTTATGGTGGGAACTCATAGGAGACTGCCGGGGTCAACTCGGAGGAAGGTGGGGATGACGTCAAATCATCATGCCCCTTATGTCTTGGGCTTCACGCATGCTACAATGGCCGATACAAAGGGCTGCAATACCGTAAGGTGGAGCGAATCCCAAAAAGTCGGTCTCAGTTCGGATTGAGGTCTGCAACTCGACCTCATGAAGTCGGAGTCGCTAGTAATCGCAGATCAGCAACGCTGCGGTGAATACGTTCCCGGGCCTTGTACACACCGCCCGTCAAGTCATGAAAGTCGGTAACACCCGAAGCCAGTGGCCCAACCTTTTGGAGGGA is part of the Frondihabitans sp. 762G35 genome and harbors:
- a CDS encoding acetylornithine transaminase, with the protein product MTTTPISTHEGQWQRRFGDSLMKSLATPKVMLERGSGCEVWDVDGKRYLDFLAGIAVNALGHAHPVLVEALSKQAATLIHVSNYFATPSQVELAERLKRISGAGDRGRVYYGNSGAEANEAAFKLLRLNKGDGSRTRILALQSSFHGRTMGALALTGKPSLREPFEPMLPGVEHIDTTIEALEQAMDDRVAGIVIEPIKGEAGVVDLPEGFLQRARELTTEHGALLILDEIQTGIGRTGTWFTFQQLGVVPDAITVAKGIAGGVPIGALITFGDTSDLFEAGQHGSTFGGNPLATTAANAVLGEIESAGLLENAALRGRQLREAIATIDSPLVAEIRGRGLLIGVGLAEPIANEVSARALDAGLIINAANDSSIRIAPPLIVGDAAIEEFRAIFASVLKGLE
- a CDS encoding DNA-3-methyladenine glycosylase, with the protein product MTDVSFPTGTALEVAPRLLGAVFRVGEVAVRLTEVEAYGGEGQDPGSHAYRGRTARNASLFAAPGTLYVYLSYGIHRCVNVACGEEGEASGVLLRAGEIVAGIDLARARRPTANSDAELARGPGRLGTALGIELSDDGAASDTPPFSLVLPTGPVGPIVEGPRVGVAGVAGTIAFPYRFALEADPTVSAYRPAVTRRRR
- the argF gene encoding ornithine carbamoyltransferase, encoding MTRHFLRDDDLSPAEQGAILDRAVALKADRFSERPLAGPQTVAVIFDKSSTRTRVSFAVGIADLGGVPLIIATASSQLGGKETPSDTARVLERQVAAIVWRTYGQAGLEEMAEGTTVPVVNALSDDFHPCQLLADLLTIREKKGALAGLTVAFVGDGRCNMAQSYLLAGTTAGMHVRVAAPTEFTPDAQVVADAQAIAEGTGGSATILTDAVDAVRGADVVVTDTWVSMGKEDEKAHRVATFGSYKVDQALMARADAEAIFLHCLPADRGYEVEADVIDGPRSVIWDEAENRLHAQKALLAWLLEQEK
- the argB gene encoding acetylglutamate kinase, which codes for MDTEQAIAAVKAATLIESLPWLKRYAGKVVVVKFGGNAMINDDLKRAFAEDMVYLRHVGLHPVVVHGGGPQISAALKAAGIESEFRGGYRVTTTEAISVVREVLADEVNAEIVDLMNEHGDLARGVFSDGTDRARLFQGHKRGVVVDGETFDLGHVGDITSVDPSAVIAEIEAGRIPVVSSIAVNDVDPDSALNVNADAAAAALAIALHASKLVMLTDVPGLYADWPDRTSLVALITVDELTELLPRLESGMIPKMTACLDAVVAGVGGATIIDGRIPHSILLEVFTQRGAGTEVIPNEKKRGQS
- the argH gene encoding argininosuccinate lyase — protein: MSDPTGTAEPTGTGSRAAEAGALWGGRFASGPSPELAALSRSTHFDWQLAPYDIAGSRAHAAALADAGYLTAPELEGMLAALDTLEEGVLSGRLVADDSDEDVHSALERHLMAIAGPELGGRLRAGRSRNDQIATLVRLYLRDHARVIAHQVVGLVDAIVGQATKHDRAVMPGRTHLQHAQPVLLAHHLLAHAWPLVRDLERLRDWKRRASASPYGAGALAGSSLGLDPALVARRLGFDRTTENSIDATASRDVVSEFAFVTASIGVDVSRLAEEVILWSTREFGFVRLHDAYSTGSSIMPQKKNPDIAELARGKSGRLIGNLTGLLATFKGLPLAYNRDLQEDKEPVFDTVTQLEVLLPAFAGMIATLEFDEERLAELAPQGFSLATDVAEWLVRQGVAFRDAHEISGELVRLCEQHGLELDEPTDEQYLGVSEHLTPGIRPVLTVEGSIASRNGVGGTAPERVAEQLGHLTAQVRDLVADLDPKAV
- the tyrS gene encoding tyrosine--tRNA ligase, which produces MTSTSPAAVPAPQRNDPSFDTVWDEIVYRGLVHVSTDQDALRQLLAGEPITYYCGFDPTAESLHLGNLVQLLLLRRLQLAGHRPIGLVGGSTGLIGDPRPTAERVLKSREQTAEWVSKIRVQVEKFLPAGGDNGLRVVNNLDWTEPLSAIEFLRDIGKHFRVNSMLKKDAVSARLNSDAGISYTEFSYQILQGLDFRELYRTFDCVLQTGGSDQWGNLTSGTELIRRTEGVSVHAIGTPLILNSDGTKFGKSEGNAVWLDERLTSPYAFYQFWLNQDDADVVDRLKVFTFLSRVEIDELATQVAERPFTRDAQKRLAFEVTSLVHGLDATRAAIDASAALFGQGDLAALPAEVLSAAVDELPHSEVPADTTVAQAFVATGLVASLGAARRAAAEGGVYVNNERITDEATLVMSLALHGRHAVLRRGKKTLAAVTIAV